ACTTATTCCCTTTTGCCTCATTCTCAATTCTTAATTTTTAATTTTTAATTCTTTCCCCTACACCCTAACTCACTTGCAGCCGAGGTAGGATAACTTGTAACCAACCTCCTTGAGTATCTGGATGATTATAGGCTTTTACTTCTCCTTGATGGGCTAGAATTATGGCTTTAACTAGACTTAAACCTAAACCGCTTCCTTGGGTGTGATCTTGTCGGGAACGTGAGGGATCGCTTTTATAAAGTCGTTCAAAAACGTGGGGTAAATCTTCACTAGCAAATCCTTTACCTGCATCTATAACATTAATTTCTAATAACTCAGGAAGAAGATTCACTATAAGCAATATTTTACTATGCTCGGGACTATGTTTAATAGCATTATCAAATAAATTAATCAAAACTTGGGTTAAGCGACAGCGATCGCCTTCAATAGAGACATTTTTACTTCCTTGATAGTCTAGTGTAACCTGTTTTTGCTCAGCTAAGGGTTCAACCACAGACCAACTAATGAGAATTAACTCATCTAATAACAAAGTTTGATAATTAAGGTGTTGCGCGGGATTTTCATTGAGTTGACTAATTTCTAACCATTCTTCTGTTAAGGTGATTAAGCGTTGTATTTCCTGGTGCATTTTACTAATCCAGCGTTTTTCAGGATCGTTTAAGCGTTTTTTTAGGGTTTGGGTTACTAAAGCGATAGAGGTTAAAGGAGTTCTCAACTCGTGGGTTAAGTCTGAGATAGCTTGCTCTCTGCGTTTAGTTTCAGCAAAGATTAATTGAACATCTTCGATAAATACTCCTACCTCTCCATGTAAGAGGGGGAAAGCATGACCTTTTAAACAAAGGGATTGATTATGATCTTGATTATCCCCTGGATAAAATTGCCAAGTTTTGACCTGATTTTCTTGAGAGTAACGGGTTGATTCAATCAACTGATCTAACTCATAGGATCTGACTAACTCTAATAATAAACTTAACTGATCTGATTTCCACTCAGTAATTCTGAGTATTGTTTGGGCTTTTTGGTTACACCAGAGGACCTGATTATCTTGATCTACTTGGAGATAACCGAGGGGTATTTGATTAAATAATTGTTTCCATGCGTCTAACTCTTCTTGTTGTTCCCCCAATGATTCTTGGAGTTGGACAATTTCTCGACGTACTTTAGTGATCAGGGGTAAAGCGATCATATTATCCCCCTGATCCGATAATAAATTTAAAATTTGTTGAAGACGAAGATTAAATCGATGTATTTGCCAATAATATATACCTATCCCAATAATTAAACCTAAAAAAAAAGTAATTAATGATACCATTTACCGTTAGCCAAAACGATAACCGAAGCCACGAACCGTAATTAAATACTCAGGTTGACTAGGGTTTTTTTCTAATTTTTCTCGTAACCAACGAATATGCACATCTACAGTTTTGGTATCTCCTAAGAAATCAGGTTCCCAAATCTGTTCAATCAGTTGTTCTCTCGACCAAACTCGGCGAGGATAACTCATGAACAATTCTAGCAGTTTAAATTCTTTGGGGGATAAATTAATTTCTTGATCGCGCAGTAAGACACGACATTCTTGAGGAAAAATGGTTATTTCCCCGAATTGTCGTTGAGAAGAGGGAAAAACAGCGCCATAGCGGTGACGACGAATTAAAGCTGCACAACGCGCCATTAATTCTCCCATACTAAAGGGTTTAGCTAGATAATCATCTGCACCGATTTGTAATCCAGTAATGCGATCGCCTTCACTTCCTTTGGCGCTAAGGATAAGAATGGGGATAGTATTGCCATTATATCTTAACACCCGACAGATATCTAAACCATTCACATAGGGAAGCATTAAGTCTAGAATCATCAAATCTAGAGTTAATTCTCCTGTAGTAATTTCCTGACTTTGGAGTAAATCTAAGGCTTTACGTCCATCAGTAGCAGTAACTACCTCATAACCATGTTCTTCTAAAGCTAAAACTACCATCTCTCTGATTAACTCTTCATCTTCTACCAACAGAATGCGGTTAAAGGTTTTCTCTTGTTGATCAGTACTTTGTTTAGGTTGTTCCAGAGATAGCATAAATTGATACCTTATTTATTTGGCTTGCTGTATTTAAATATACCAATAAGTACTTACTCTTAGAGATTAAACTAATCTTAAAATTCTGCACTTAGAGGTGTTCGGGGAAAAGGTATAACATCTCTAATGTTACCCATTCCTGTCATAAATTGTACCAATCTTTCAAAACCTAGACCAAAACCTGAGTGAGGTACGCTTCCATAGCGTCGTAAGTCTAAGTACCACCATAACTCGGCGATGGCTTCTGGTAGTATTCTGGTTTCTAGTACATCTAAACGTTCTTCTCTTTGTGATCCTCCGATAATTTCCCCGATTTTAGGTACGAGAATATCCATGGCTGCGACGGTTTTTTGGTCATCGTTGAGACGCATATAAAAAGCTTTGATTGCTGCGGGATAATCTCTGACGATGAGGGGTTTTTGGAATAGTTCTTCCGCTAGATAGCGTTCATGTTCTGATTGTAGATCTACTCCCCATTCTACGGGATATTCAAACTTGCGGTCAGATTTTTCCAGTAAGGCGATCGCTTCTGTATAGGTTATCCGTGCGAATTCATTATTGACGATATTTTCAGCGGTAGCAATTACACTATTATCGATACGTTGATTAAAAAAGGCTAAATCTTCGGGACATTTTTCTAAGATAGTTTTAAAGATGTGTTTGAGAAAAGCTTCGGCTAAATCTTGGTTTCCCTGGAGATCACAAAAAGCCATTTCTGGTTCAACCATCCAAAACTCAGCCAAATGACGGGAAGTATTGGAGTTTTCCGCGCGAAAAGTAGGACCAAAGGTATAGACACGAGAAAAAGCAGAAGCCATTACTTCTGCTTCTAATTGTCCACTAACGGTTAAATAAGCACGACGTCCGAAGAAATCCTGACTATAGTCTAATTCTTGTGAGGGTGTTTTGGGGGGATTATTTAGATCTAAACTAGTAATTGTAAATAATTCTCCTGCTCCTTCACAGTCGTTAGCGGTAATAATAGGAGTATGAACCCAAAGAAACCCCCTTGACTGAAAGAATTCGTGGATAGCTTGAGCGCAGGCGTTCCGAACACGCATTACTGCACCTATACTATTAGTACGTGATCGCAGATGTCCGATGGTGCGCAGAAACTCAAAACTATGACGTTTCTTTTGTAAGGGGTAGGTTTCTGGGTTAGAATTGCCGTATATTGTTACTGATTGGGCTTTTAGTTCGATTTTTTGTCCTTTTCCAGGTGATTCTACTAGTTCTCCTGTTATTTGTACAGAACTGCCGATATTGAGTTGTTTTACTAACTCGGGATAATCTGGTAATTCTGGGGCTAAAATTACTTGTAGATTAGCTAAACAAGAACCATCATTAACTTCTAAAAAAGCAAACTCTTTTAATTCTCGTTTGGTGCGTATCCACCCTTGCATAACAACCTCTTGGTTAGGTTGACCCTGTTTCAATATATCAACAATTCTTGGTGTTTCCATCTTATTCTGCTTCTGGTTGTATTCCTGATCCTACTGGTGCGATAGCGTTTAATTTTAACTCAGGATGATCCTCTATGGCTTGTTGGAGACTCCATTGATTTTTAAATAAAATTACAGGTCTCCCCCAGAGGTCTTTGACTGTCATGGTATTAAAGATTTTACCTGTTTTTGTCAAAGCTTCCCAGCCATTGGTTACCCAACGTGCCAAACTATAGGGAAGGGGTTCTAAATTGGTTTCCACACCGTATTCATTGAGCAAGCGAAATTGTACTACTTCAAATTGTAGTTGACCTACTGCACCGAGAATAGGGTCTTTACGAAACTCATCCGCTGAGTACATAATTTGAATTGCTCCTTCTTCTTGTAATTCCTTGACTCCTTTTTGAAAGGATTTAAATTTAGAAGGGTTAGGATTTTTCAGATAGGCAAATAATTCAGGAGAAAAGCAGGGTATTCCTTCGTATTCTATCTTTTTACCTTGATAAATAGTATCGCCGATCGCAAATACTCCAGGGTTATTTAAACCAATGACATCTCCTGGGTAAGCTTCCTCTACAGAGTCTCTCCCTTGTGCAAACAATTTTTGGGGACGTGATAGACGTACGTTTTTACCTGTGCGCGCGTGATTTACGGTCATATCTTTACTAAATTTGCCCGTACATACCCTAATAAAGGCGACGCGATCGCGGTGTTTGGGGTCCATATTGGCTTGGAGTTTAAAGACAAACCCTGTAAACTCTGGATAGGATGGGTTGACTATACCTAGGGATGATTTGCGACCATAGGGAGAGAGTGCGTAGTTTAAGAAGCTATCTAGAAACAATTGCACCCCAAAGTTAGTCATGGCACTACCAAAAAATACAGGTGTCATCTTACCTTGGTGGATTTTATCTAGATCCCAAGCTGGGGCTACTTCTGTAAGTATTTCTAACTCTTCTAGCAGTTGATAGTATAATTCTGTTCCTAGGAGTTCTTCACAGCGAGGATCATCTAATTTAATGATGGTATCTGTTGCTTGTTTACTCCCGTGTTGTTGACGCTCAAACAGGTGTATTTCCTCGGTTATACGGTCGAATACTCCTTTAAAGCGATCGCCCATTCCGATGGGCCAATTAACTGCGTAGGTAGCTAATCCGAGTTCTTGTTCTATTTCATCTAGTAACTCTAGA
The DNA window shown above is from Gloeocapsa sp. DLM2.Bin57 and carries:
- a CDS encoding PAS domain-containing protein, which produces MVSLITFFLGLIIGIGIYYWQIHRFNLRLQQILNLLSDQGDNMIALPLITKVRREIVQLQESLGEQQEELDAWKQLFNQIPLGYLQVDQDNQVLWCNQKAQTILRITEWKSDQLSLLLELVRSYELDQLIESTRYSQENQVKTWQFYPGDNQDHNQSLCLKGHAFPLLHGEVGVFIEDVQLIFAETKRREQAISDLTHELRTPLTSIALVTQTLKKRLNDPEKRWISKMHQEIQRLITLTEEWLEISQLNENPAQHLNYQTLLLDELILISWSVVEPLAEQKQVTLDYQGSKNVSIEGDRCRLTQVLINLFDNAIKHSPEHSKILLIVNLLPELLEINVIDAGKGFASEDLPHVFERLYKSDPSRSRQDHTQGSGLGLSLVKAIILAHQGEVKAYNHPDTQGGWLQVILPRLQVS
- a CDS encoding DNA-binding response regulator, translating into MLSLEQPKQSTDQQEKTFNRILLVEDEELIREMVVLALEEHGYEVVTATDGRKALDLLQSQEITTGELTLDLMILDLMLPYVNGLDICRVLRYNGNTIPILILSAKGSEGDRITGLQIGADDYLAKPFSMGELMARCAALIRRHRYGAVFPSSQRQFGEITIFPQECRVLLRDQEINLSPKEFKLLELFMSYPRRVWSREQLIEQIWEPDFLGDTKTVDVHIRWLREKLEKNPSQPEYLITVRGFGYRFG
- a CDS encoding asparagine--tRNA ligase encodes the protein METPRIVDILKQGQPNQEVVMQGWIRTKRELKEFAFLEVNDGSCLANLQVILAPELPDYPELVKQLNIGSSVQITGELVESPGKGQKIELKAQSVTIYGNSNPETYPLQKKRHSFEFLRTIGHLRSRTNSIGAVMRVRNACAQAIHEFFQSRGFLWVHTPIITANDCEGAGELFTITSLDLNNPPKTPSQELDYSQDFFGRRAYLTVSGQLEAEVMASAFSRVYTFGPTFRAENSNTSRHLAEFWMVEPEMAFCDLQGNQDLAEAFLKHIFKTILEKCPEDLAFFNQRIDNSVIATAENIVNNEFARITYTEAIALLEKSDRKFEYPVEWGVDLQSEHERYLAEELFQKPLIVRDYPAAIKAFYMRLNDDQKTVAAMDILVPKIGEIIGGSQREERLDVLETRILPEAIAELWWYLDLRRYGSVPHSGFGLGFERLVQFMTGMGNIRDVIPFPRTPLSAEF
- a CDS encoding peptide chain release factor 3 encodes the protein MNVSTELSEIEQEIQQRRNFAIISHPDAGKTTLTEKILLYGGAIHEAGAVKARREQRKVTSDWMEMEQQRGISITSTVLQFSYRGFQINLLDTPGHQDFSEDTYRTLAAADNAVMLIDAAKGLEPQTRKLFEVCQLRSLPIFTFVNKLDRPGREPLELLDEIEQELGLATYAVNWPIGMGDRFKGVFDRITEEIHLFERQQHGSKQATDTIIKLDDPRCEELLGTELYYQLLEELEILTEVAPAWDLDKIHQGKMTPVFFGSAMTNFGVQLFLDSFLNYALSPYGRKSSLGIVNPSYPEFTGFVFKLQANMDPKHRDRVAFIRVCTGKFSKDMTVNHARTGKNVRLSRPQKLFAQGRDSVEEAYPGDVIGLNNPGVFAIGDTIYQGKKIEYEGIPCFSPELFAYLKNPNPSKFKSFQKGVKELQEEGAIQIMYSADEFRKDPILGAVGQLQFEVVQFRLLNEYGVETNLEPLPYSLARWVTNGWEALTKTGKIFNTMTVKDLWGRPVILFKNQWSLQQAIEDHPELKLNAIAPVGSGIQPEAE